One Nonomuraea angiospora DNA segment encodes these proteins:
- a CDS encoding ABC transporter permease subunit, translating into MTGFPTRTDEPPAQARTTRLRRLLSRTAATRVGGAFFSRGAVTRLRGLFSRGVALVAIVVVVGLLPWLSGRDAALSLLRARSAEQEPTAEALEAIRRELGLDGGPLPLLGEWLGGVLRGDFGRSWADGGAVLPSVLSGLGVSLTLMAAALAVTLALTCALCAPTLVRGARGTLRGGGTGAVAAVLGALPEFLIATVLLVTLSVWLGLLPPYGWQEPRHLVLPALALAIPAGGVLGRLVDDTLPAAFAEPWVGLWRSAGCGPGVIARAALRRALPALVPQLGLVAVGLAGGAVAVETVFAVPGIGRTALGAAEAQDLPLLQAAVLALVLLGVLAGILASAARHWMLGPGLRDAALSLPAPAIGGGQGNGDRRGGGGRDGGGGGSGGRVGQGGGRGVGARLWRLGAVARNAAVGGSRWVGPVAGVCGGVLTVAVGWGLLLDPLAVDVAARLAGPSWDHPLGADALGRDVLARVGHGAAATLGVSALVCAGSYVIALTAGLLPGLASGAAEVANAVPPVIAGILVAAVLGPGTAGASVAVALVSWPALAAHAAALVSEVRAAAHLTAQRAIGSPPAWILTRHVLPAVAGPVARHAVLRLPGIALAMASLGFLGLGAQPPAPEWGLTLAESLPYVERAPWAALAPAGMLLLLAALAVSLSTAGRRIGGAA; encoded by the coding sequence ATGACCGGATTCCCCACGCGCACCGACGAGCCGCCCGCACAGGCCCGGACGACGCGCCTCCGCAGGCTGCTCTCGCGCACCGCGGCGACGCGCGTTGGCGGGGCGTTCTTCTCGCGGGGTGCGGTGACGCGCCTCCGCGGGCTGTTCTCGCGGGGTGTCGCGCTCGTTGCGATCGTCGTCGTGGTCGGGCTGTTGCCCTGGTTGTCCGGTCGTGATGCCGCTCTGTCGCTGCTGCGGGCCCGTTCGGCCGAGCAGGAGCCGACGGCCGAGGCGTTGGAGGCCATCCGGCGCGAGCTGGGCCTGGACGGCGGTCCGCTGCCGCTGCTCGGCGAGTGGCTGGGCGGCGTCCTGCGCGGCGACTTCGGCCGCTCGTGGGCGGACGGCGGCGCGGTGCTGCCCTCGGTGCTGTCCGGCCTCGGCGTCTCGCTGACGTTGATGGCCGCCGCGCTGGCGGTGACGCTGGCACTGACGTGCGCCCTGTGCGCGCCCACCCTGGTGCGCGGCGCGCGGGGCACCCTGCGGGGCGGCGGTACGGGGGCGGTGGCGGCGGTGCTGGGGGCCTTGCCCGAATTCCTCATCGCGACGGTGCTGCTGGTGACGTTGTCGGTGTGGCTGGGCCTCCTGCCGCCCTACGGCTGGCAGGAGCCGCGGCACCTGGTGCTGCCCGCGTTGGCCCTGGCCATCCCGGCGGGCGGGGTCCTGGGGCGGCTGGTGGACGACACGCTGCCCGCGGCCTTCGCCGAGCCGTGGGTGGGGCTGTGGCGTTCGGCGGGCTGCGGTCCCGGCGTCATCGCGCGGGCGGCGCTGCGCCGTGCGCTCCCCGCGCTGGTGCCCCAGCTCGGGCTGGTCGCCGTGGGGCTGGCGGGAGGGGCGGTGGCCGTCGAGACGGTGTTCGCGGTGCCCGGCATCGGCCGGACCGCGCTCGGCGCCGCGGAGGCTCAGGACCTTCCGCTGCTCCAGGCCGCGGTGCTCGCCCTGGTCCTGCTCGGGGTGCTCGCCGGGATCCTGGCGAGCGCCGCCCGGCACTGGATGCTCGGCCCCGGCCTCCGCGACGCCGCCCTCTCACTCCCCGCACCGGCCATCGGGGGAGGCCAGGGCAACGGCGACCGGAGAGGTGGTGGCGGCCGAGATGGTGGCGGGGGAGGTAGCGGCGGCCGAGTCGGTCAAGGTGGTGGGCGCGGTGTTGGTGCGCGATTGTGGCGGCTGGGTGCGGTTGCGCGTAATGCCGCGGTGGGCGGGAGCAGGTGGGTCGGGCCGGTCGCCGGCGTGTGCGGCGGCGTGCTGACGGTGGCCGTCGGCTGGGGGCTGCTGCTCGACCCGCTGGCCGTGGACGTGGCCGCGCGGCTGGCCGGGCCGAGCTGGGACCACCCGCTGGGCGCCGACGCCCTGGGAAGGGACGTGCTGGCCAGGGTGGGCCATGGGGCCGCTGCCACGCTCGGCGTCTCCGCGCTGGTCTGCGCCGGCTCGTACGTCATCGCCCTGACCGCCGGCCTCCTGCCCGGACTGGCCTCCGGCGCGGCCGAGGTGGCCAACGCCGTGCCGCCGGTGATCGCCGGGATCCTGGTCGCGGCGGTGCTCGGGCCCGGCACGGCGGGCGCGTCCGTCGCGGTGGCCCTCGTCTCGTGGCCCGCGCTCGCGGCCCACGCCGCGGCCCTCGTCTCCGAGGTCCGCGCCGCGGCCCACCTGACCGCCCAGCGCGCCATCGGCTCCCCGCCCGCCTGGATCCTGACCCGCCACGTCCTGCCCGCCGTCGCGGGCCCGGTCGCCAGGCACGCGGTGCTGCGGCTGCCGGGGATCGCGCTGGCCATGGCCTCCCTCGGCTTCCTGGGCCTGGGGGCCCAGCCGCCCGCTCCGGAGTGGGGCCTGACGCTGGCCGAGTCGCTGCCGTACGTGGAGCGCGCGCCATGGGCGGCCCTGGCGCCCGCGGGGATGCTCCTGCTGCTGGCCGCCCTGGCGGTCTCGCTCTCGACGGCGGGCCGCCGGATCGGGGGTGCCGCATGA
- a CDS encoding ATP-binding cassette domain-containing protein, which yields MTTPLLEVRDLTVRYPTPILAVDRVSFTLAAGETLALVGGSGSGKSSIAAAVLMLRRPEAGSVRFEGRELTALDERALRPLRPALQPVFQDPYGSLSPRLRAHDAIAEPLRVQGRWDPLTGPARVRELLDLVRLDASLARRRPYELSGGQCQRVGIARALACEPRLLVLDEPVSALDPSVRAGIVNLLAELRDELGLGQLFIGHDLALIRHVAHRVAVLSQGRIVETGPAGQVWAAPADPYTRELLAAGDLLARVVQ from the coding sequence ATGACGACACCGCTGCTGGAGGTGCGCGATCTCACCGTGCGTTACCCCACGCCGATCCTGGCGGTGGACCGCGTCTCGTTCACCCTGGCCGCCGGCGAGACGCTCGCCCTGGTCGGCGGGTCGGGGTCGGGCAAGTCGAGCATCGCCGCCGCCGTCCTGATGCTGCGCAGGCCCGAGGCGGGCTCGGTGCGCTTCGAGGGCCGCGAGCTCACCGCGCTCGACGAGCGCGCCCTGCGCCCGCTGCGGCCCGCGCTGCAACCGGTCTTCCAGGACCCGTACGGCTCGCTCAGCCCGCGCCTGCGGGCACACGACGCGATCGCGGAGCCGCTGCGCGTCCAGGGCCGCTGGGACCCGCTGACCGGCCCCGCCCGGGTGCGGGAGCTCCTCGACCTCGTCCGCCTGGATGCCTCGCTCGCCCGGCGCAGGCCGTACGAGCTGTCCGGCGGGCAGTGCCAGCGCGTCGGCATCGCCCGCGCCCTGGCCTGCGAGCCCAGGCTGCTCGTGCTGGACGAGCCCGTGTCGGCGCTGGACCCGTCCGTACGGGCCGGGATCGTCAACCTGCTCGCCGAGCTGCGCGACGAGCTGGGGCTGGGCCAGCTGTTCATCGGTCATGACCTGGCCCTGATCCGGCACGTGGCGCATCGCGTGGCGGTGCTGAGCCAGGGTCGGATCGTCGAGACCGGTCCGGCCGGTCAGGTGTGGGCCGCCCCCGCCGACCCGTACACCCGCGAGCTGCTAGCCGCCGGCGATCTGCTCGCCCGCGTAGTCCAGTAG
- a CDS encoding ABC transporter substrate-binding protein: MTVLSVSACSAPAGGQSTGRIKVAMLQPPRSGLSPFSDDAFKLSRWSTAETLVNLDERGDARPALATAWTRTSERTWEFTVRDGVTFHDGSRLTAQVAAGALTRATRATPKPRILDGVELTARAEGGKVVVTTREPDPLVPHRLSSPQLAILAERAYGADGKVDPVGTGSGPFKLVKVNGTTTATLDRHDGYWGAKAKAPGIDVSFVPDGAARAAAIRSGEAHIAEAVPVSQAALLAKETISEVPMPRTNTLYLNTAKGPFKSPGLRAAARASIDAGQLVRGVYEGRADVASGLLGPALPWAAEGRGSLGERTAPASAKGVAITLATYSDRAELPEVASVLQQQLRGAGFAVELVVREYAHIEEDALAGKFDAFILSRATVLDSGDPVAYMQADFTCDGSFNLARLCDEDVDRAVREAAAADAGPARHAATLEAEAAILRTDAAIPMLHERVIQGDATTVLDSAKDPRERVLITAETRLK, from the coding sequence ATGACCGTCCTCTCCGTGTCCGCGTGCTCCGCCCCGGCGGGCGGGCAGAGCACGGGCCGGATCAAGGTGGCGATGCTCCAGCCTCCGCGTTCCGGCCTGTCACCCTTCAGCGACGACGCCTTCAAGCTCTCCCGCTGGTCCACCGCCGAGACCCTGGTCAACCTGGACGAGAGAGGCGACGCGCGACCCGCCCTCGCCACCGCGTGGACCCGTACCTCCGAACGGACCTGGGAGTTCACCGTCCGCGACGGCGTGACCTTCCACGACGGCAGCCGGTTGACCGCCCAGGTCGCCGCCGGCGCGCTGACGCGCGCCACCCGGGCCACGCCCAAGCCGCGCATCCTCGACGGCGTCGAGCTGACCGCCAGGGCCGAGGGCGGCAAGGTCGTCGTGACCACCCGCGAGCCCGACCCGCTGGTCCCGCACCGCCTGTCCTCGCCGCAGCTGGCGATCCTGGCCGAGCGCGCGTACGGCGCCGACGGCAAGGTCGATCCGGTCGGCACCGGGAGCGGCCCGTTCAAGCTGGTCAAGGTGAACGGCACCACCACCGCCACCCTCGACCGCCACGACGGCTACTGGGGCGCGAAGGCCAAGGCGCCGGGCATCGACGTCTCCTTCGTCCCGGACGGCGCCGCCCGCGCCGCCGCCATCCGCAGCGGCGAGGCGCACATCGCGGAGGCGGTGCCGGTCTCGCAGGCCGCGCTGCTGGCGAAGGAGACGATCAGCGAGGTGCCGATGCCGCGCACCAACACCCTGTACCTGAACACCGCCAAGGGGCCGTTCAAGAGCCCCGGCCTGCGCGCCGCCGCACGCGCGTCCATCGACGCGGGACAGCTCGTGCGGGGGGTGTACGAAGGGCGCGCCGACGTGGCCTCGGGCCTGCTGGGGCCCGCCCTGCCGTGGGCCGCCGAGGGGCGCGGGAGCCTGGGGGAGCGTACGGCTCCCGCGAGCGCGAAGGGCGTGGCGATCACCCTGGCCACCTACTCCGACCGGGCCGAGCTGCCCGAGGTCGCCTCCGTGCTGCAGCAGCAACTCCGGGGCGCGGGGTTCGCGGTCGAGCTGGTGGTACGGGAGTACGCGCACATCGAGGAGGACGCGCTGGCCGGGAAGTTCGACGCGTTCATCCTCTCCCGGGCGACCGTGCTCGACTCGGGGGATCCGGTCGCGTACATGCAGGCCGACTTCACCTGCGACGGCTCCTTCAACCTGGCGCGCCTGTGTGACGAGGACGTCGACCGGGCGGTACGCGAGGCCGCGGCGGCGGACGCCGGTCCCGCCAGGCACGCGGCCACCCTTGAGGCCGAGGCGGCGATCCTGCGTACCGACGCCGCCATCCCGATGCTGCACGAGCGCGTGATCCAGGGCGATGCCACCACGGTGCTGGACTCGGCCAAGGACCCGCGCGAGCGCGTCCTGATCACGGCGGAGACCCGCCTCAAATGA
- a CDS encoding ABC transporter ATP-binding protein, which translates to MTLLRVRELRVGVAGTEVVRGLSFDVAQGETLAVVGESGAGKSLTARAVLGLLPPGARMSGSVRLDGRELSGAPEHVYRQVRGRRIAFVPQDALSVLSPVYPVGDQLARAVRRLGRKRAWERAVAALERVGIPDAARRARAYPHEFSGGMRQRAVIAMATVNDPALVVADEPATALDPVVQTRILSLLTEPREGTRPAVLLVTHDLGAAAAYADRVLVMYAGRLVESGPAGAVLRGPRAPYTGGLVASLPPREVTGRPLPAIAGSPPAPGALPPGCAFAPRCPAAAGVCHEREPQPQEAGERRLAACHRLGELPGPATDLYREPS; encoded by the coding sequence ATGACGCTGCTGCGCGTACGGGAGTTGCGGGTCGGCGTGGCGGGCACGGAGGTCGTACGGGGGCTCTCGTTCGACGTGGCCCAGGGCGAGACGCTCGCCGTCGTCGGCGAGTCCGGCGCGGGCAAGTCGCTGACCGCTCGCGCCGTGCTCGGGCTGCTGCCGCCCGGCGCGCGCATGTCCGGCAGCGTGCGCCTGGACGGGCGGGAGCTGTCCGGCGCGCCCGAGCACGTCTACCGGCAGGTACGCGGGCGGCGGATCGCCTTCGTGCCGCAGGACGCGCTGTCGGTGCTCAGCCCCGTGTACCCCGTCGGGGACCAGCTCGCCCGCGCCGTGCGGCGGCTGGGCCGCAAGCGGGCGTGGGAGCGCGCGGTGGCCGCGCTGGAACGGGTCGGCATCCCCGACGCCGCGCGGCGGGCCCGCGCCTACCCGCACGAGTTCTCCGGCGGGATGCGCCAGCGGGCGGTGATCGCCATGGCCACCGTCAACGACCCCGCCCTCGTGGTCGCCGACGAACCGGCCACCGCGCTGGACCCCGTCGTCCAGACCCGGATCCTCAGCCTGCTGACGGAGCCCCGCGAGGGCACGCGACCGGCCGTGCTGCTGGTCACGCACGACCTGGGGGCGGCGGCCGCGTACGCGGACCGCGTCCTGGTCATGTACGCGGGACGGCTCGTCGAGTCGGGCCCGGCCGGCGCGGTGCTGCGCGGGCCGCGCGCCCCCTATACCGGCGGCCTCGTCGCGTCCCTCCCGCCGCGCGAGGTGACGGGCCGGCCGCTCCCGGCGATCGCCGGTTCGCCGCCCGCGCCGGGTGCGCTGCCGCCCGGGTGCGCCTTCGCCCCCCGCTGCCCGGCCGCCGCCGGCGTCTGCCACGAGCGGGAGCCACAGCCGCAGGAGGCCGGGGAACGCAGGCTGGCCGCCTGCCACCGGCTCGGCGAGTTGCCCGGCCCGGCCACCGATCTCTACCGGGAGCCCTCATGA
- a CDS encoding MBL fold metallo-hydrolase, producing MALASVAVLGDGLQGGGVTVVWLRLVGVGAMNSPRYRPAGLLVGWRGHRVLLDGGGDAAAGERLDGWLVCDERAELMPQIRRTARALGLTAAVAAFEAAGVEIVPLPVTHTSHPTYGYLIRRAGAQVVWAPEFWVFPDWAAGVDLMFADAAGWDRPIRFAGGVGGHASVLQVAREARDQRVGRLVFAHVGRPSIRAIDRGERLPFGEWGVEGRAYRV from the coding sequence GTGGCGCTCGCCTCCGTGGCGGTGCTCGGTGATGGGCTGCAGGGCGGGGGGGTGACGGTCGTGTGGTTGCGGTTGGTCGGGGTCGGTGCGATGAACTCGCCGCGCTACCGCCCCGCCGGGCTGCTGGTCGGCTGGCGCGGGCACCGTGTCCTGCTCGACGGGGGTGGCGACGCCGCGGCCGGTGAGCGGCTCGACGGCTGGCTGGTCTGCGATGAGCGGGCCGAACTGATGCCCCAGATCCGCCGCACGGCGCGGGCGCTCGGGTTGACCGCCGCGGTGGCGGCCTTCGAGGCCGCGGGCGTGGAGATCGTGCCGCTGCCGGTCACCCACACCTCGCACCCCACCTACGGCTACCTGATCAGGAGGGCGGGGGCGCAGGTCGTCTGGGCGCCGGAGTTCTGGGTCTTTCCGGACTGGGCGGCCGGGGTGGACCTGATGTTCGCCGACGCCGCCGGATGGGACCGGCCGATCCGCTTCGCCGGGGGCGTGGGCGGGCATGCGAGCGTGCTCCAGGTCGCGCGGGAGGCGCGCGATCAGCGGGTGGGGCGGCTGGTGTTCGCCCATGTCGGCCGCCCTTCCATCCGGGCGATCGATCGGGGTGAGCGGCTGCCGTTCGGGGAGTGGGGCGTCGAAGGGCGCGCCTATCGGGTGTGA